Proteins from one Streptomyces caniferus genomic window:
- a CDS encoding MFS transporter, which translates to MRRVAPTTTPEKSEIPLRSRIFADLTPLRLSPDYRRLWCGNTISWMGQQMTALAVSLQVYTLTHSTFAVGLVGLCSLVPLVVFGLYGGAIADTVDRRTLGLYSAAGATAMSLVLATAAVAGYHRVWLLYTVVACQAVCFAMNSPARSSMIPRLLPPEQLPAANALNSLTSNLGLMGGPMLGGVIVGLWGYQAAYLIDVVAFSGSLYAMWRLPSMRPDQGEGPRRRASVLDGLRFLATRPNLRMTFFSDLAAMVLAQPRALFPAVAVLWFAGDAKTVGLLVAAPAVGAVLGGLFSGWLGGIRRHGLAILIAVAAWGAAIACFGLSRHLWFGLFFLAVAGCADTVSMVFRSTMLQAATPDAMRGRLQGVFIVVVAGGPRLGDFLAGSAADLTSPATAVIGGGLACVLVVTGLGLGRRAFARYDARDPQP; encoded by the coding sequence CTGCGCCGCGTGGCCCCTACAACGACCCCCGAGAAGAGCGAAATACCCCTGCGTTCCCGGATATTCGCCGATCTGACCCCGCTGCGCCTCTCGCCGGACTACCGCCGCCTGTGGTGCGGCAACACCATCTCCTGGATGGGGCAGCAGATGACCGCGCTCGCGGTCTCCCTGCAGGTCTACACGCTCACCCACTCCACTTTCGCGGTCGGTCTGGTGGGCCTGTGCTCCCTGGTCCCCCTGGTCGTCTTCGGGCTGTACGGCGGCGCCATCGCCGATACCGTCGACCGCCGCACACTGGGCCTCTACAGCGCGGCGGGGGCCACCGCGATGTCCCTCGTGCTGGCCACCGCCGCGGTGGCCGGATATCACCGGGTCTGGCTGCTCTACACCGTCGTCGCCTGCCAGGCCGTCTGCTTCGCGATGAACTCACCGGCCCGCTCGTCGATGATCCCGCGGCTGCTGCCCCCCGAACAGCTGCCGGCCGCCAACGCTCTCAACTCTCTGACCAGCAACCTCGGTCTGATGGGCGGGCCGATGCTGGGCGGTGTCATCGTCGGCCTGTGGGGCTATCAGGCCGCGTATCTGATCGATGTGGTGGCCTTCAGCGGCTCGCTGTACGCGATGTGGCGACTGCCCTCCATGCGACCCGACCAGGGGGAGGGGCCGCGGCGCCGAGCCTCCGTACTGGACGGCCTGCGCTTTCTCGCCACCCGGCCCAACCTGCGGATGACGTTCTTCTCGGACCTGGCGGCGATGGTGCTCGCCCAGCCGCGCGCCTTGTTCCCCGCGGTCGCGGTGCTCTGGTTCGCCGGGGACGCCAAGACCGTCGGCCTCCTGGTGGCCGCGCCCGCGGTGGGCGCCGTACTGGGCGGGCTGTTCTCCGGCTGGCTCGGCGGAATCCGCCGGCACGGCCTGGCCATCCTGATCGCGGTGGCCGCCTGGGGCGCGGCCATCGCCTGCTTCGGACTCTCCCGGCACCTGTGGTTCGGCCTGTTCTTCCTGGCCGTCGCCGGTTGTGCGGACACCGTGTCGATGGTGTTCCGCAGCACGATGCTGCAGGCCGCGACGCCGGACGCGATGCGCGGCCGGCTCCAGGGCGTCTTCATCGTCGTGGTCGCCGGCGGGCCGCGGCTGGGCGACTTCCTCGCCGGATCGGCGGCCGACCTGACCTCCCCGGCCACCGCGGTGATCGGCGGCGGCCTGGCCTGCGTCCTGGTGGTGACCGGACTGGGCCTCGGCCGCCGCGCCTTCGCCCGCTACGACGCCCGCGATCCGCAGCCGTAA
- a CDS encoding glutamine synthetase family protein, translated as MGSRAAEQRQEARQLAARLSADGVRNVALTWVDNAGIARVKTVPAERLAAAAERGVGMSPVFDVFTSDDAITASEHLGGPDGDLRLFPDLDRVTSLAAQPGWAWAPADRYDQLGLPHPACQRQFARRMTERAATAGLELRMGFETEWVVTRAPAGHPAPTGADEPLDYPCAGPAYGMTRVVELSDYLRDVTEALSVQGIDVLQLHPEYAPGQFEVTTAPGDPVRAADDVVLVRETIRAVSVRHGLRASFAPSVVAGQVGNGCHLHLSLYRDGTSLHRTPDAAWGLAPDAAAFLGGVLAALPALLAIGCPSPASYLRLQPSHWAGVYQCWGVENREAALRLITGAPDDPDGGHAEVKTFDAAANPYLAVGAVIAAGLHGIESATQLPQPQTGDPGVLGVRERARRGIVRLPATLTEAADRLEKSAPLYEAMGEVLHGAVLAVRRAEEAHFAESEDDAIAAATRWRW; from the coding sequence ATGGGATCGCGGGCTGCGGAACAGCGGCAGGAAGCCCGCCAGTTGGCGGCGCGCCTCTCGGCGGATGGCGTCCGCAATGTGGCGCTGACCTGGGTGGACAATGCGGGCATCGCCCGCGTCAAGACCGTCCCGGCCGAACGGCTCGCGGCCGCGGCCGAACGCGGGGTGGGGATGTCGCCGGTCTTCGACGTGTTCACCTCCGACGACGCCATCACCGCATCCGAGCACCTCGGCGGCCCCGACGGCGACCTGCGGCTCTTCCCCGACCTCGACCGCGTCACCTCGCTCGCCGCTCAGCCCGGCTGGGCCTGGGCGCCGGCCGACCGCTACGACCAGCTCGGCCTGCCGCACCCCGCCTGCCAGCGGCAGTTCGCCCGGCGGATGACGGAACGGGCGGCCACGGCCGGCCTGGAGCTGCGGATGGGCTTCGAGACCGAATGGGTGGTCACCCGCGCCCCCGCGGGACACCCGGCCCCCACCGGCGCGGACGAGCCGCTCGACTACCCCTGCGCGGGCCCCGCGTACGGCATGACCCGGGTCGTCGAGCTCTCGGACTACCTCCGCGATGTCACCGAGGCGCTCAGCGTCCAGGGCATCGACGTTCTCCAGCTCCACCCCGAGTACGCCCCCGGCCAGTTCGAGGTCACCACCGCTCCGGGCGATCCGGTCCGCGCCGCCGACGACGTGGTGCTGGTGCGCGAGACCATCCGCGCCGTCTCCGTCCGGCACGGGCTGCGCGCCTCCTTCGCCCCGTCGGTCGTCGCCGGCCAGGTCGGCAACGGCTGCCACCTCCACCTGAGCCTGTACCGCGACGGCACGAGCCTGCACCGCACCCCCGACGCCGCATGGGGCCTGGCGCCGGACGCCGCGGCCTTCCTCGGCGGCGTCCTCGCCGCCCTGCCCGCCCTGCTCGCCATCGGCTGCCCCTCGCCCGCCAGCTATCTGCGGCTGCAGCCCTCCCACTGGGCCGGCGTCTACCAGTGCTGGGGCGTCGAGAACCGGGAGGCGGCGCTGCGTCTGATCACCGGCGCCCCCGACGACCCGGACGGCGGCCATGCCGAGGTCAAGACCTTCGACGCCGCCGCCAACCCGTACCTCGCGGTCGGCGCGGTCATCGCCGCCGGACTGCACGGCATCGAGTCCGCGACCCAGCTGCCGCAGCCGCAGACCGGCGACCCCGGCGTGCTCGGCGTCCGCGAGCGCGCCCGGCGGGGCATCGTCCGGCTGCCGGCCACCCTCACCGAGGCGGCCGACCGGCTGGAGAAGTCGGCCCCGCTGTACGAGGCGATGGGCGAGGTGCTGCACGGCGCGGTGCTCGCCGTCCGGCGCGCGGAGGAAGCGCACTTCGCCGAGAGCGAGGACGACGCGATCGCCGCCGCCACCCGCTGGCGCTGGTGA